From the genome of Papaver somniferum cultivar HN1 unplaced genomic scaffold, ASM357369v1 unplaced-scaffold_10, whole genome shotgun sequence:
ATTTTTTAAACCAACATCTAGATAAGACAAGAACTTTACGAGCAGCATACCAAAATTATAACAAGAATCAAGTCCTGATCATGCTTCCAAATGTAAAAGAAAGAACATTTATTCCTTAACTCCATCCCAAAACCCAATAACCAAAACAAACTGCACCCGAAAATCAACACCGTCTAAGTAAACAGCACATACAACACAGTGcacttaaaacaaaactcaattgACATCTCAAACATTCAGGAATCAGTTGAAAAATAGCCGAATACAGAGGACAAAGGGATGCCATTTAAGAATAAAACAGTATAGGAAATAACAGTTACCTCCCGTAATAAGCTGCCCAGTGCAATGCTGTCCAGCCAAAGGCATCTTCATAATCTACAGGGAATCCGTTGCGTGCATATAGTGCGATAGCCCAATCAAATCCCAAACTAGCAACAAGATGTAGAACTCCCTGACCTTGCTCATCAAGAGCCATGCCTATTTTGCAACCTTCAAATATCCATTGTTTAACAAGTTCCCTCATAACAACTTCGTTAGGTAACTTCTTCATATTACGTTCTCCAAACTTAGTGCTCAAACATTTAAGGTTATCATCGTTCGCCACCAGCAATTTAGCTAACCTTTTAAAAAGGCATACCTCGATATCCGACATTTTCTTAGTTCTAGATGGGCACTCAATTTTCAGAATTTGGCTAATTGGAGTAATACCATAAAGACTCACATAAAAATCGTACCCACCAGGTAGATTAGGAAGGAAAATAGACTTATACAGACCTTCAGACACACGTTCTGCAGAAACCACTAAATCACCAAATACAAATAGAGGATTTGCTTCATTAGGAGGTAAATTATCCTCCAGAAATTCCCCAAATACCTTAACAAGTGGTTCTTGAGAATCGTGATCCATATCAATATACAACTGCAATATGTGAAACGGACAGttctgttgatgatgattatcaGATTCATACACGGTTACATCAGACTTCAAACCTGCATAATTCATAAAACATAACTCAAACTTAAAAATTGTAGAATAAATATTTTGGAAAATGCAGACAGGCATAAATTACTATTTGTATATTTCTCAAGTTAAGGAATGATATAATACTCAATTAAAGAGACTACCTCATTCCATAGATCTAACAGAACTAACTTCAGAGAGTTTGATAattgaaacaaaaccaaatactcAAGTGATATCAGCATACTATCTTAACAATTGTAAGCTTATTCTGGTATATAATACTTTGAACTATACAATTCACTAAAACAAGCCCGAATCCATAGAATAGTTAAACGACATCAATTGACGTTAACTTAGAAGCACAAAGTCAGCATTGAGAGTAATATAATAAAGAGGAACTGTTTATACAGTAGTTCTAGTTAAGGCCAGAACAAGGAAAGAAAATCCCTTCGAAACACCCGACAAAACTAAAGAGACTAATTAAAACATCTAAATAGCATATTCACACAATAGAAATGAAGGGAAAAGACTCATCTACGCCAGGCTACGCCAGAACTTCAATAAAATTGTACTTAATCCAACATCTCGATGAGACAAGATATATTGTACTAGCAGCATATACAAATTCTTATAGAATCAGGTCCTGATCATGCTttcaatgaaaaagaaagaatataCATTCCTTAGTTACACCCCAAAACCCATTAACCAAAACAGCCAGCACACTAAATTAACACTGACCAAGCACACAGCACACTTAAAACATGCTCTTCAAAATTCAATCGCCAAACAATGTATAAGTGAAGAAATATGTATGAATTAGTATTCATACCTTTCTCAAATTCTACTGGATGATGAGTTCCCTCAGCTTTCAACAACCCTTGACGATTTGTACTAAGATATCTCCTATATGTGTACAAATACCTTGGTTCTTCTTTCCGGACAGGAGGAGGTAACCTCAGAATCTTCGAGGGTTCTAACCTTACCTCTTGCAAATAAGCAGCAAGAAGGTCATGGCCACTCCTGGCAGAGATGTCAGCTGCGGTGCATCCACTAGGGAAGCATTTGGTGTCCTGTTCAGTACATAAAGCAGGGTCTGCACCACCAACCAAAAGTGCTGTAACCACTCCTCTCCTGAGATGGAGAAATTTGTATTAGTACCATCCAACTTGTAAGAACATATATACATGAGTAAGATTTAAAACTGTGTAACTagtaaaagaaagaagataagtTAAGAGCCTAACTGACCTGCCATGGAACGCAGCCGAGTCCATCCGAATGCGGCTTTGAAATCTAATATGAACTGGAGCAGTCCGAGAATCCCAATGGCCCATGCATATCCCAGAGAAGCAACGAGATGGATAACTCCGCATCCTTCGTCATCAAGTGAGTATGCACTCTTACGATCATCAAATATCCATTCTTGCAGACACTCCCTGAGAACTATTTCAGTATGGGTATCCTTGTTATCACATTGTTTCAATCTAGATAGCGATTCTTGATGGTCTTCCTTGTTGAACAGCAGGAGATGAGCTAGTCTTTCTTCGAGTTCTCTCTCGGCTTCTGACCTAGCAGGTTTAGATGGAAATCGGAACTTCATGACTTGGCTGGCAGCTTTTACGCCATCACAAAGAATTTAACACCTCCGGGGAGATTAGGAAGGATTGTAGCTTCATATACTGATTCCATCCCACTTTTTGCAGGAACAACTATATCCCCATAGACGAAGTAAACGGTAGTATCAATTGCAAGGTCTGGAAATTCTCTACGGAAACAACCTAATACATCAACGACTGCTTCTCCTGCAtctgcatcttcttcttcattttcaaatatATTTGTAATATGTAACTCCTCAATGTGAAAAGCACACTTGATTTGACGATGATTGTTGTATCGATACACTGGGATTTCAGATTTGATACCTGTTTGTTTGATTCATTCATTAACTACTCAGACTTAAAAAGATAACATATATGCAGAATTTTGAAAAACACAAGTAGATATAGAGGAAGCACATACCCTTCTCAAGTTCCACAACATGATAACTTCTACCGGTTTTCATCCCCTGATAATTCCTATCCTCCATCGCGAAATCAATGTAGAAATGAAACCTAGTAAAAAAAAGAGGGTTCAGCGGCAACTACAGAATAGGACACTTCAGCGATTGGTTGGATTGGTTTATCGCAAAACACTAGAAAACCACACTAATTCAAAGATACAaaccaatcaaaacaaaattcAATTCAGTGAGTACTAACCTTCTTTACCAGATTCTTCTTCTGATGCTCCTATTTTCACAATTCGATCTCTTCGTCGCAAACCATAAACCCTAGATACTTTTATTTCTTAAACTCTTACAGATAAAAGCAACTTTTACACAAGGGGATGTACCCCTTTGATCGTAATTAAGGAAGGTGATAGTTACGCTCGTTTTCTTAAGTAAGCCATGGGATTTGATGATCATAATTAATGAAGGTAATAGATGTGCCTTTATTCTTAGGGTGTGCTTGATAGCATCGACAGGAAATAATTCATGGAATCAGTTTGGTTGGGAGGCCATAAATTTCCACAATTTTATGGTAACAGATTTTTGAACACGTTATTCCTTGAAAATATGGCTAGTTTCATGGAATTAACGCCAATCAAACACAATCTTATATTCGCTCAAGGCATTCACCATGGAATCAACCGCCTTCTTTCCTGTCGTTGTTAATTAGGGTGCATATACCAATTTACTTTCTTCCAGGAAGGGGTTAATTGGGGTGCATATACCAATTTCCTTTGGAATGTACTAAATAGTTGGAAAAAGATGTTTCTCCCAGATCTGGATTTTGACACACGCTAAACAAATTAAAATCATTCGTGTTGCTTTTCTAGTTGCATTGACCAATTCGTGTCCAGCATCCCTTGAATTTAATCTTATTTCATTCATTTAAATTAAAAGTGTCATCTTGTCCTATATTCAATTGATTTACCAAGTAGTTAACTATCGATCCTATCGCCACACTGAATATGAATATCGTTCCTTGCAGACCCCCTAAAACAATCTCATATAAATACTAATCTTTTCTTTTTTAGTatatccaaaaacataaaaaacctaaacctaaaaaactttctattttcatcgtaatctttccaaattctcaaaaccctaatcaattattttttatcATCCTCTTCTCAAAGATCTTCGATCaaaccaagaaaaaggtaaatctccatcaacccattctatgattcgcatttcttcattgatttacatgtttaaatcttcgATTTTAGTCCATcaaccaagaaaaaggtaaatctccatcaaccgaTTCTAGGTTTATAAATGAAATATGAAATTACATCGTCAGAATCCGTTTACAAGTTCTTTAGAATAATCCAATTCtgggtataatttttttttttactatgcgATCAcataatcggattttatatgCTTGTTAATTTACCGATTTATGTAGTCTCTTCAGATTCCTTTCCAaaatcggtttttatatatgtatcacataaaccgattgtttgtGTTTGTCATTCCTGTATGTTTTGTTGttgagaatcggattacatatgtttgGTTATGTACCGATTGCTAACTTGATTTCTGTTTTTATTTATTATGTAGATATGGACTTAGGGCACTTAGCGTTTTACACTCGAGAGCTCACCTTGGAGGATATTCTTAGGGAACCACAACGAGTGCCCGAAAAAAGCCTCTATGAGCTTGCTTATGGTGGTGAGACCCATCTTGAACAAGCCCGCGCATTGATTGACAAGCTTTCAACGGAGGAGCTTCATGAGGTTCACTAGGATGAGCAGAAACATGATTTTAGATGAGAGGGATCGTCATGGATTAAAGGAAGGTTTGTGGGAAGAAATGGCTCAATTTCAAGCAATGGCTGAAGCagaagatgttgttgttgctgctaatgatgttgttgctgctgaaaaTGCTTCTGGTGCTGCTGCTCCCGATGCTGGTGCTCCATGATTTTGGTTCAAGTTTTTAAGACGTTGGTTGTTTAAGTTTTTAAGAATGGATTGTTTAAGTTTATTAAGTCTTGGTTGTTTAACCTTTTGGTTTTTAAAACTTTAGACTTTGGATGGTTAAGGTTTATATTTTGGATGATCATGGTGTTGAACTTAATGCATTTcaagttttaattaaaaatagaGAGGAATCTTATCTAAAAAAGGGTCGAAAAACGCTCTCACACCTGAAACCTGTTTTCTTACTGTTTTTTTCCTCTCaaaatcccaaaccctaattctacagATTTCATTGTTCCTTTCAATTTTTCTGCTAATTTCTAGGGTGGCCAGCCCAATTCAACATCAATCTCTTCTATTAGATTAATCCTTTCAAAACCTATTTTGTCCCTGCTTTTTGTTGATTCCAACTTCCTTCTAATTTTGGTGTTGTTCTATCTAGATCCATTATTCAAGACGACATATTAAATCCCCCTTCCATTTATGAACTCAATCAATTGCTTTGGTATTATTTCACATATATCAACGAGTTTTGGATAGGAATTTCAATAAGAAGCAGACGTGGTGGCTTTCCTCTTCATCCCTCTTTCGGCGGTGAATTTCTTTCTTATAGAATGTATGGTATTTCACATCTTCCTATTATGGGTTATCAAATCAGGTATTTATGATTTCGTACCATCTTGGTTTTTATGAAGATTGGGTAAAACCAGAGGTTATTATGCTATTGGATAATGTTTAGGCTATCATTTTTACAAAGCAGCTGCCTGGCTCTTATGTACACCTGCCATTATTTTGAACTACAattttgttggcgcaatgcggaagtgtgatgggtttatggaaatgatttgagaagagaggttggttaattggaagtgaggctttgattattttgaaaatgaaaatgttacaagaTGATTTAGTGTAACAACTTTGGCTTACACGTTTGTTTTACAAGAGGCTCTTTGACTCTTACTGACTAGCTCTCACTCTTTACTAACTCTCACTCTAACTCTTActtcactcacttgagtttttgatttGGATTGATAGTTCACAACAGCTTACATTGTCATTTATTTATACTAGGCCATGACCGACTACTAAGAAGCATCTAGAGACAGAATACTCTAGAGTATGAGGCCCATTAAGCTAAAGAGTAGTCTAGAGAAAGAAGACTCTAGACAGTTGCGGATTAGTCTAAACTTCAATTTGTGTGCGGACTGATCCAAGATTGTTCTAGACTTAACTTTGTCTAGAGAATTACCTACTTCTCCCGACCAATCTAGATGAGTCTGGATTAATCACAAATTATCAAATATTTctaacaccccctcttaatttgtgatgttaagtTTTTTTCTGAAATGATTGAATTTATCCACGGTGACTGATTTTGTGAAGATGTCCGCATTTTGTTCTTTTGTCGGACATAATTGGAGCTCGACTTCTTTATTTTCCACTAATTCTCTGATGAAGTGGTGTCGTagctctatatgcttcgtccttccgtggaagactggattttttgtcattgcaattgtagacatgttgtcacagtagatagtcgtcggctgctttttcctttgttgtaggtcggtcattattcttctcaaccatactgcttcacatgctgcacttgttgatgatatgtactctgcttcgtctgacgatagtgccaccgtactttgttttttagaactccaagagataacttttgttcccatacaaaaaacatagcctgatgtgctctttcggtcttcaatagaacctgcccaatcgctatctgtgaagccaattaaatcattatctttttctgttgtatacttgatgccaaaatccttcattcccttgatataccgaagaattctctttgcggctgcatagtgtaacttgcttggctcgctcataaaccgagaaacaatacttgtagcattgacgatgtctggccttgtatttgttaagtagatcagtgagccgactagacttctgaataaggttggatcaacttttgtcgctccatcattttttaccaatttctcattggtacccattagagttgcaattggtttgcaatccatcatgttgaaccttttcagtaagtcttctgcatatttttcttgggaaatgaatatttcttcgggagattgttttacttgaatcccaagaaaatatcgcataagtcctaagtctgtcatctcatattctttcatcatctccttcttaaatttttcttccatttcttgttttgtgctggcgtaaattaaatcatcaacatagagacAGACGATTAGAAAATCTGTACCTTGTTTTTTGATGTAgagtgatggctcacttggacttttctcaaatccattatctcggaaatacttgtcgattttgttattccatgcacgcggtgcttgcttgagaccatatagtgctttgcggagacgatataccattttttattttcctttgcagacatatccttgaggttgttcgacgtacacctcttcttcaagttctccgtttaggaacgccgactttacatccaattggtagaccttcattt
Proteins encoded in this window:
- the LOC113326108 gene encoding calmodulin-binding transcription activator CBT-like, giving the protein MRSYPSRCFSGICMGHWDSRTAPVHIRFQSRIRMDSAAFHGRRGVVTALLVGGADPALCTEQDTKCFPSGCTAADISARSGHDLLAAYLQEVRLEPSKILRLPPPVRKEEPRYLYTYRRYLSTNRQGLLKAEGTHHPVEFEKGLKSDVTVYESDNHHQQNCPFHILQLYIDMDHDSQEPLVKVFGEFLEDNLPPNEANPLFVFGDLVVSAERVSEGLYKSIFLPNLPGGYDFYVSLYGITPISQILKIECPSRTKKMSDIEVCLFKRLAKLLVANDDNLKCLSTKFGERNMKKLPNEVVMRELVKQWIFEGCKIGMALDEQGQGVLHLVASLGFDWAIALYARNGFPVDYEDAFGWTALHWAAYYGRKEAAMALLISGTDPSVLTKPTTEYPNASKAADIARSCGHDDVAVYLEKGSKVQRKRMHPLAKRGKSSLN